One Felis catus isolate Fca126 chromosome D1, F.catus_Fca126_mat1.0, whole genome shotgun sequence DNA segment encodes these proteins:
- the HYOU1 gene encoding hypoxia up-regulated protein 1 isoform X3 — protein MAATVRRQRPRRLACWALMAVLLADLLALSDTLAVMSVDLGSESMKVAIVKPGVPMEIVLNKESRRKTPVTVTLKENERFFGDSAASMAIKNPKATLRYFQHLLGKQEGNPHVALYRARFPEHELGFDPQRQTVHFQISPQLQFSPEEVLGMVLNYSRSLAEDFAEQPIKDAVITVPAFFNQAERRAVLQAARMAGLKVLQLINDNTATALSYGVFRRKDINTTAQNVMFYDMGSGSTVCTIVTYQTVKTKEAGMQPQLQIRGVGFDRTLGGLEMELRLREHLARLFNKQRKGQGAKDVRENPRAMAKLLREANRLKTVLSANADHMAQIEGLMDDVDFKAKVTRAEFEELCADLFERVPGPVQQALQSAEMNLDEVEQVILVGGATRVPKVQEVLLKAVGKEELGKNINADEAAAMGAVYQAAALSKAFKVKPFVVRDAVIYPILVEFTREVEEEPGVRSLKHNKRVLFSRMGPYPQRKVITFNRYNHDFNFHINYGDLGFLGPEDLRVFGSQNLTTVKLKGVGESFKKYPDYESKGIKAHFNLDESGVLSLIRVESVFETLVEDSPEEESTLTKLGNTISSLFGGGTTPDTKENGTDTVQEEEESPAEGSKDEPGEQAELKEEAEAPVEDTSPPPPTEPKEAAVPEEEKATEKENEEKPEAQKPSEKKEAGSEAAPPAPEEEKKQKPARKQRMVEEIGVELVVLDLPDLPEDELAHSVQKLQDLTSRDLEKQEREKAANSLEAFIFETQDKLYQPEYQEVSTEEQREEISGKLSAASAWLEDEGFGATTVMLKEKLTELRKLCHGLFFRVEERKKWPERLAALDNLLNHSSMFLKGARLIPEMEQIFTEVEMTTLEKVINETWAWKNATMAEQAKLPATEKPVLLSKDIEAKMMALDREVQYLLNKAKFTKPRPRPKDKNATRAEPPLNASASDQAEKVIPPPGQTEDAKPISEPEKETAGSEQADTEPLELEGPGAAEPEQKEQPTGQKRTLKNDEL, from the exons ATGGCAGCCACCGTCAGGAGGCAGAGGCCGAGGAGGCTAGCCTGTTGGGCCTTGATGGCTGTGCTCTTGGCAGATCTGTTGGCACTGAGTG aCACGCTGGCAGTGATGTCTGTGGACCTGGGCAGCGAGTCCATGAAGGTGGCCATCGTCAAACCCGGAGTGCCCATGGAAATTGTCTTGAACAA gGAATCCCGAAGGAAAACCCCAGTGACTGTGAccctgaaagaaaatgaaagattctTTGGAGACAGTGCAGCAAGCATG GCCATCAAGAATCCAAAGGCGACACTGCGTTACTTCCAGCACCTCTTGGGGAAGCAGGAGGGAAATCCCCATGTGGCCCTTTACAGAGCCCGTTTTCCAGAGCATGAGCTAGGCTTCGACCCACAGAGGCAGACTGTGCACTTCCAGATCAGTCC GCAGCTACAGTTCTCACCTGAGGAGGTACTCGGCATGGTTCTCAATTACTCACGTTCCCTGGCTGAAGATTTTGCAG AGCAGCCCATCAAGGATGCAGTGATCACCGTGCCAGCCTTCTTCAATCAGGCTGAGCGCCGAGCTGTGCTGCAGGCGGCTCGCATGGCTGGCCTCAAAGTGCTACAGCTCATCAATGACAACACCGCCACCGCCCTCAGCTACGGCGTCTTCCGCCGGAAAGATATCAACACCACTGCCCag AACGTCATGTTCTATGACATGGGCTCTGGCAGCACCGTGTGCACCATTGTCACCTACCAGACGGTGAAGACGAAGGAGGCGGGGATGCAGCCACAACTGCAGATCCGGGGAGTGGG ATTTGACCGCACCCTGGGGGGCTTGGAGATGGAACTCCGGCTGCGTGAGCACCTGGCAAGGCTTTTCAACAAACAGCGGAAGGGCCAGGGAGCTAAGGATGTGCGGGAGAACCCCCGTGCCATGGCCAAGCTGCTACGGGAGGCGAATCGACTCAAAACCGTCCTGAGTGCCAACGCTGATCACATGGCACAG ATCGAGGGCCTGATGGATGATGTGGACTTCAAGGCGAAAGTGACCCGTGCGGAGTTTGAAGAGTTGTGTGCAGATTTATTTGAGCGGGTGCCCGGGCCTGTGCAGCAGGCCCTCCAGAGTGCCGAAATGAATTTG GATGAGGTTGAGCAAGTGATCCTGGTTGGTGGGGCCACTCGGGTCCCCAAAGTTCAGGAGGTGCTGTTGAAGGCTGTGGGCAA GGAGGAACTGGGGAAGAACATCAACGCAGACGAAGCAGCTGCTATGGGGGCTGTGTACCAGGCAGCCGCGCTCAGTAAAGCCTTCAAGGTGAAGCCGTTTGTAGTGCGAGATGCGGTGATCTACCCCATCCTG GTGGAGTTCAcaagggaggtggaggaggagccTGGGGTTCGCAGCCTGAAGCACAATAAGCGTGTTCTCTTCTCCCGAATGGGGCCCTACCCTCAACGCAAAGTCATCACCTTTAACCGCTACAACCATGACTTTAACTTCCACATCAACTATGGTGACCTGGGCTTCCTGGGGCCCGAGGATCTTCG GGTATTTGGCTCCCAGAATTTGACCACAGTGAAGCTGAAAGGTGTGGGTGAGAGCTTCAAGAAGTATCCCGACTACGAGTCTAAGGGCATCAAGGCTCACTTCAACCTGGATGAGAGTGGCGTGCTCAGCCTCATCAGG GTGGAGTCTGTGTTTGAGACATTGGTGGAGGACAGCCCAGAGGAGGAATCTACCTTGACCA AACTTGGCAACACCATCTCCAGCCTGTTTGGAGGTGGTACCACACCAGACACTAAAGAGAATGGTACAGACACTGTCCAG gaggaagaggagagcccTGCTGAGGGGAGCAAGGATGAGCCTGGAGAGCAAGCGGAGCTCAAGGAGGAGGCGGAGGCCCCAGTGGAGGACACCTCGCCGCCCCCACCCACTGAGCCGAAGGAGGCTGCGGTTCCTGAGGAAGAAAAggccacagaaaaagaaaacgagGAAAAGCCTGAGGCCCAG AAGCCAAGTGAGAAAAAGGAGGCAGGGTCTGaggctgcccctccagccccagaggaagaaaagaagcagaagCCTGCCCGGAAGCAAAGAATGGTAGAGGAGATTGGGGTGGAGCTGGTGGTTCTGGACCTGCCTGACTTGCCCGAGGATGAGCTGGCCCACTCAGTGCAAAA ACTTCAAGACTTGACGTCCCGAGACCTAGAGAAGCAGGAACGGGAAAAGGCTGCCAACAGCTTGGAAGCTTTTATCTTTGAGACCCAG GACAAACTGTACCAGCCTGAGTACCAGGAAGTGTCCACAGAGGAGCAGCGCGAGGAGATCTCTGGGAAACTCAGCGCTGCCTCTGCCTGGCTGGAGGACGAGGGCTTTGGGGCCACCACAGTG ATGCTGAAGGAGAAGCTGACTGAGCTGAGGAAGCTATGCCACGGGTTGTTTTTTCGGGTAGAAGAGCGCAAGAAGTGGCCTGAACGGCTGGCTGCCCTTGATAATCTCCTCAACCATTCCAGCATGTTCCTCAA GGGCGCCCGACTCATCCCAGAGATGGAACAGATCTTCACTGAGGTGGAGATGACAACGCTAGAGAAAGTCATCAACGAGACCTGG GCCTGGAAGAATGCGACCATGGCCGAGCAGGCCAAGCTTCCCGCCACAGAGAAACCCGTGTTGCTCTCAAAAGACATCGAGGCCAAGATGATGGCCCTGGACCGTGAGGTGCAGTATCTGCTCAACAAGGCCAAGTTTACCAAGCCCCGGCCCCGACCCAAGGACAAGAATGCAACCCGGGCAGAGCCTCCCCTCAATGCCAGTGCCAGTGACCAAGCAGAGAAGGTCATCCCTCCACCAG GCCAGACTGAAGATGCAAAGCCCATTTCAGAACCTGAGAAAGAGACTG CAGGATCTGAACAGGCAGACACCGAACCTCTGGAGTTAGAAGGTCCTGGAGCAG caGAACCGGAACAGAAGGAGCAGCCGACAGGACAGAAGCGGACTTTGAAGAATGATGAATTATAA
- the HYOU1 gene encoding hypoxia up-regulated protein 1 isoform X6 → MAATVRRQRPRRLACWALMAVLLADLLALSDTLAVMSVDLGSESMKVAIVKPGVPMEIVLNKESRRKTPVTVTLKENERFFGDSAASMAIKNPKATLRYFQHLLGKQEGNPHVALYRARFPEHELGFDPQRQTVHFQISPQLQFSPEEVLGMVLNYSRSLAEDFAEQPIKDAVITVPAFFNQAERRAVLQAARMAGLKVLQLINDNTATALSYGVFRRKDINTTAQNVMFYDMGSGSTVCTIVTYQTVKTKEAGMQPQLQIRGVGFDRTLGGLEMELRLREHLARLFNKQRKGQGAKDVRENPRAMAKLLREANRLKTVLSANADHMAQIEGLMDDVDFKAKVTRAEFEELCADLFERVPGPVQQALQSAEMNLDEVEQVILVGGATRVPKVQEVLLKAVGKEELGKNINADEAAAMGAVYQAAALSKAFKVKPFVVRDAVIYPILVEFTREVEEEPGVRSLKHNKRVLFSRMGPYPQRKVITFNRYNHDFNFHINYGDLGFLGPEDLRVFGSQNLTTVKLKGVGESFKKYPDYESKGIKAHFNLDESGVLSLIRVESVFETLVEDSPEEESTLTKLGNTISSLFGGGTTPDTKENGTDTVQEEEESPAEGSKDEPGEQAELKEEAEAPVEDTSPPPPTEPKEAAVPEEEKATEKENEEKPEAQKPSEKKEAGSEAAPPAPEEEKKQKPARKQRMVEEIGVELVVLDLPDLPEDELAHSVQKLQDLTSRDLEKQEREKAANSLEAFIFETQDKLYQPEYQEVSTEEQREEISGKLSAASAWLEDEGFGATTVMLKEKLTELRKLCHGLFFRVEERKKWPERLAALDNLLNHSSMFLKGARLIPEMEQIFTEVEMTTLEKVINETWAWKNATMAEQAKLPATEKPVLLSKDIEAKMMALDREVQYLLNKAKFTKPRPRPKDKNATRAEPPLNASASDQAEKVIPPPGQTEDAKPISEPEKETGSEQADTEPLELEGPGAEPEQKEQPTGQKRTLKNDEL, encoded by the exons ATGGCAGCCACCGTCAGGAGGCAGAGGCCGAGGAGGCTAGCCTGTTGGGCCTTGATGGCTGTGCTCTTGGCAGATCTGTTGGCACTGAGTG aCACGCTGGCAGTGATGTCTGTGGACCTGGGCAGCGAGTCCATGAAGGTGGCCATCGTCAAACCCGGAGTGCCCATGGAAATTGTCTTGAACAA gGAATCCCGAAGGAAAACCCCAGTGACTGTGAccctgaaagaaaatgaaagattctTTGGAGACAGTGCAGCAAGCATG GCCATCAAGAATCCAAAGGCGACACTGCGTTACTTCCAGCACCTCTTGGGGAAGCAGGAGGGAAATCCCCATGTGGCCCTTTACAGAGCCCGTTTTCCAGAGCATGAGCTAGGCTTCGACCCACAGAGGCAGACTGTGCACTTCCAGATCAGTCC GCAGCTACAGTTCTCACCTGAGGAGGTACTCGGCATGGTTCTCAATTACTCACGTTCCCTGGCTGAAGATTTTGCAG AGCAGCCCATCAAGGATGCAGTGATCACCGTGCCAGCCTTCTTCAATCAGGCTGAGCGCCGAGCTGTGCTGCAGGCGGCTCGCATGGCTGGCCTCAAAGTGCTACAGCTCATCAATGACAACACCGCCACCGCCCTCAGCTACGGCGTCTTCCGCCGGAAAGATATCAACACCACTGCCCag AACGTCATGTTCTATGACATGGGCTCTGGCAGCACCGTGTGCACCATTGTCACCTACCAGACGGTGAAGACGAAGGAGGCGGGGATGCAGCCACAACTGCAGATCCGGGGAGTGGG ATTTGACCGCACCCTGGGGGGCTTGGAGATGGAACTCCGGCTGCGTGAGCACCTGGCAAGGCTTTTCAACAAACAGCGGAAGGGCCAGGGAGCTAAGGATGTGCGGGAGAACCCCCGTGCCATGGCCAAGCTGCTACGGGAGGCGAATCGACTCAAAACCGTCCTGAGTGCCAACGCTGATCACATGGCACAG ATCGAGGGCCTGATGGATGATGTGGACTTCAAGGCGAAAGTGACCCGTGCGGAGTTTGAAGAGTTGTGTGCAGATTTATTTGAGCGGGTGCCCGGGCCTGTGCAGCAGGCCCTCCAGAGTGCCGAAATGAATTTG GATGAGGTTGAGCAAGTGATCCTGGTTGGTGGGGCCACTCGGGTCCCCAAAGTTCAGGAGGTGCTGTTGAAGGCTGTGGGCAA GGAGGAACTGGGGAAGAACATCAACGCAGACGAAGCAGCTGCTATGGGGGCTGTGTACCAGGCAGCCGCGCTCAGTAAAGCCTTCAAGGTGAAGCCGTTTGTAGTGCGAGATGCGGTGATCTACCCCATCCTG GTGGAGTTCAcaagggaggtggaggaggagccTGGGGTTCGCAGCCTGAAGCACAATAAGCGTGTTCTCTTCTCCCGAATGGGGCCCTACCCTCAACGCAAAGTCATCACCTTTAACCGCTACAACCATGACTTTAACTTCCACATCAACTATGGTGACCTGGGCTTCCTGGGGCCCGAGGATCTTCG GGTATTTGGCTCCCAGAATTTGACCACAGTGAAGCTGAAAGGTGTGGGTGAGAGCTTCAAGAAGTATCCCGACTACGAGTCTAAGGGCATCAAGGCTCACTTCAACCTGGATGAGAGTGGCGTGCTCAGCCTCATCAGG GTGGAGTCTGTGTTTGAGACATTGGTGGAGGACAGCCCAGAGGAGGAATCTACCTTGACCA AACTTGGCAACACCATCTCCAGCCTGTTTGGAGGTGGTACCACACCAGACACTAAAGAGAATGGTACAGACACTGTCCAG gaggaagaggagagcccTGCTGAGGGGAGCAAGGATGAGCCTGGAGAGCAAGCGGAGCTCAAGGAGGAGGCGGAGGCCCCAGTGGAGGACACCTCGCCGCCCCCACCCACTGAGCCGAAGGAGGCTGCGGTTCCTGAGGAAGAAAAggccacagaaaaagaaaacgagGAAAAGCCTGAGGCCCAG AAGCCAAGTGAGAAAAAGGAGGCAGGGTCTGaggctgcccctccagccccagaggaagaaaagaagcagaagCCTGCCCGGAAGCAAAGAATGGTAGAGGAGATTGGGGTGGAGCTGGTGGTTCTGGACCTGCCTGACTTGCCCGAGGATGAGCTGGCCCACTCAGTGCAAAA ACTTCAAGACTTGACGTCCCGAGACCTAGAGAAGCAGGAACGGGAAAAGGCTGCCAACAGCTTGGAAGCTTTTATCTTTGAGACCCAG GACAAACTGTACCAGCCTGAGTACCAGGAAGTGTCCACAGAGGAGCAGCGCGAGGAGATCTCTGGGAAACTCAGCGCTGCCTCTGCCTGGCTGGAGGACGAGGGCTTTGGGGCCACCACAGTG ATGCTGAAGGAGAAGCTGACTGAGCTGAGGAAGCTATGCCACGGGTTGTTTTTTCGGGTAGAAGAGCGCAAGAAGTGGCCTGAACGGCTGGCTGCCCTTGATAATCTCCTCAACCATTCCAGCATGTTCCTCAA GGGCGCCCGACTCATCCCAGAGATGGAACAGATCTTCACTGAGGTGGAGATGACAACGCTAGAGAAAGTCATCAACGAGACCTGG GCCTGGAAGAATGCGACCATGGCCGAGCAGGCCAAGCTTCCCGCCACAGAGAAACCCGTGTTGCTCTCAAAAGACATCGAGGCCAAGATGATGGCCCTGGACCGTGAGGTGCAGTATCTGCTCAACAAGGCCAAGTTTACCAAGCCCCGGCCCCGACCCAAGGACAAGAATGCAACCCGGGCAGAGCCTCCCCTCAATGCCAGTGCCAGTGACCAAGCAGAGAAGGTCATCCCTCCACCAG GCCAGACTGAAGATGCAAAGCCCATTTCAGAACCTGAGAAAGAGACTG GATCTGAACAGGCAGACACCGAACCTCTGGAGTTAGAAGGTCCTGGAGCAG AACCGGAACAGAAGGAGCAGCCGACAGGACAGAAGCGGACTTTGAAGAATGATGAATTATAA
- the HYOU1 gene encoding hypoxia up-regulated protein 1 isoform X2 codes for MAATVRRQRPRRLACWALMAVLLADLLALSDTLAVMSVDLGSESMKVAIVKPGVPMEIVLNKESRRKTPVTVTLKENERFFGDSAASMAIKNPKATLRYFQHLLGKQEGNPHVALYRARFPEHELGFDPQRQTVHFQISPQLQFSPEEVLGMVLNYSRSLAEDFAEQPIKDAVITVPAFFNQAERRAVLQAARMAGLKVLQLINDNTATALSYGVFRRKDINTTAQNVMFYDMGSGSTVCTIVTYQTVKTKEAGMQPQLQIRGVGFDRTLGGLEMELRLREHLARLFNKQRKGQGAKDVRENPRAMAKLLREANRLKTVLSANADHMAQIEGLMDDVDFKAKVTRAEFEELCADLFERVPGPVQQALQSAEMNLDEVEQVILVGGATRVPKVQEVLLKAVGKEELGKNINADEAAAMGAVYQAAALSKAFKVKPFVVRDAVIYPILVEFTREVEEEPGVRSLKHNKRVLFSRMGPYPQRKVITFNRYNHDFNFHINYGDLGFLGPEDLRVFGSQNLTTVKLKGVGESFKKYPDYESKGIKAHFNLDESGVLSLIRVESVFETLVEDSPEEESTLTKLGNTISSLFGGGTTPDTKENGTDTVQEEEESPAEGSKDEPGEQAELKEEAEAPVEDTSPPPPTEPKEAAVPEEEKATEKENEEKPEAQKPSEKKEAGSEAAPPAPEEEKKQKPARKQRMVEEIGVELVVLDLPDLPEDELAHSVQKLQDLTSRDLEKQEREKAANSLEAFIFETQDKLYQPEYQEVSTEEQREEISGKLSAASAWLEDEGFGATTVMLKEKLTELRKLCHGLFFRVEERKKWPERLAALDNLLNHSSMFLKGARLIPEMEQIFTEVEMTTLEKVINETWAWKNATMAEQAKLPATEKPVLLSKDIEAKMMALDREVQYLLNKAKFTKPRPRPKDKNATRAEPPLNASASDQAEKVIPPPGQTEDAKPISEPEKETEANLFLPKAGSEQADTEPLELEGPGAEPEQKEQPTGQKRTLKNDEL; via the exons ATGGCAGCCACCGTCAGGAGGCAGAGGCCGAGGAGGCTAGCCTGTTGGGCCTTGATGGCTGTGCTCTTGGCAGATCTGTTGGCACTGAGTG aCACGCTGGCAGTGATGTCTGTGGACCTGGGCAGCGAGTCCATGAAGGTGGCCATCGTCAAACCCGGAGTGCCCATGGAAATTGTCTTGAACAA gGAATCCCGAAGGAAAACCCCAGTGACTGTGAccctgaaagaaaatgaaagattctTTGGAGACAGTGCAGCAAGCATG GCCATCAAGAATCCAAAGGCGACACTGCGTTACTTCCAGCACCTCTTGGGGAAGCAGGAGGGAAATCCCCATGTGGCCCTTTACAGAGCCCGTTTTCCAGAGCATGAGCTAGGCTTCGACCCACAGAGGCAGACTGTGCACTTCCAGATCAGTCC GCAGCTACAGTTCTCACCTGAGGAGGTACTCGGCATGGTTCTCAATTACTCACGTTCCCTGGCTGAAGATTTTGCAG AGCAGCCCATCAAGGATGCAGTGATCACCGTGCCAGCCTTCTTCAATCAGGCTGAGCGCCGAGCTGTGCTGCAGGCGGCTCGCATGGCTGGCCTCAAAGTGCTACAGCTCATCAATGACAACACCGCCACCGCCCTCAGCTACGGCGTCTTCCGCCGGAAAGATATCAACACCACTGCCCag AACGTCATGTTCTATGACATGGGCTCTGGCAGCACCGTGTGCACCATTGTCACCTACCAGACGGTGAAGACGAAGGAGGCGGGGATGCAGCCACAACTGCAGATCCGGGGAGTGGG ATTTGACCGCACCCTGGGGGGCTTGGAGATGGAACTCCGGCTGCGTGAGCACCTGGCAAGGCTTTTCAACAAACAGCGGAAGGGCCAGGGAGCTAAGGATGTGCGGGAGAACCCCCGTGCCATGGCCAAGCTGCTACGGGAGGCGAATCGACTCAAAACCGTCCTGAGTGCCAACGCTGATCACATGGCACAG ATCGAGGGCCTGATGGATGATGTGGACTTCAAGGCGAAAGTGACCCGTGCGGAGTTTGAAGAGTTGTGTGCAGATTTATTTGAGCGGGTGCCCGGGCCTGTGCAGCAGGCCCTCCAGAGTGCCGAAATGAATTTG GATGAGGTTGAGCAAGTGATCCTGGTTGGTGGGGCCACTCGGGTCCCCAAAGTTCAGGAGGTGCTGTTGAAGGCTGTGGGCAA GGAGGAACTGGGGAAGAACATCAACGCAGACGAAGCAGCTGCTATGGGGGCTGTGTACCAGGCAGCCGCGCTCAGTAAAGCCTTCAAGGTGAAGCCGTTTGTAGTGCGAGATGCGGTGATCTACCCCATCCTG GTGGAGTTCAcaagggaggtggaggaggagccTGGGGTTCGCAGCCTGAAGCACAATAAGCGTGTTCTCTTCTCCCGAATGGGGCCCTACCCTCAACGCAAAGTCATCACCTTTAACCGCTACAACCATGACTTTAACTTCCACATCAACTATGGTGACCTGGGCTTCCTGGGGCCCGAGGATCTTCG GGTATTTGGCTCCCAGAATTTGACCACAGTGAAGCTGAAAGGTGTGGGTGAGAGCTTCAAGAAGTATCCCGACTACGAGTCTAAGGGCATCAAGGCTCACTTCAACCTGGATGAGAGTGGCGTGCTCAGCCTCATCAGG GTGGAGTCTGTGTTTGAGACATTGGTGGAGGACAGCCCAGAGGAGGAATCTACCTTGACCA AACTTGGCAACACCATCTCCAGCCTGTTTGGAGGTGGTACCACACCAGACACTAAAGAGAATGGTACAGACACTGTCCAG gaggaagaggagagcccTGCTGAGGGGAGCAAGGATGAGCCTGGAGAGCAAGCGGAGCTCAAGGAGGAGGCGGAGGCCCCAGTGGAGGACACCTCGCCGCCCCCACCCACTGAGCCGAAGGAGGCTGCGGTTCCTGAGGAAGAAAAggccacagaaaaagaaaacgagGAAAAGCCTGAGGCCCAG AAGCCAAGTGAGAAAAAGGAGGCAGGGTCTGaggctgcccctccagccccagaggaagaaaagaagcagaagCCTGCCCGGAAGCAAAGAATGGTAGAGGAGATTGGGGTGGAGCTGGTGGTTCTGGACCTGCCTGACTTGCCCGAGGATGAGCTGGCCCACTCAGTGCAAAA ACTTCAAGACTTGACGTCCCGAGACCTAGAGAAGCAGGAACGGGAAAAGGCTGCCAACAGCTTGGAAGCTTTTATCTTTGAGACCCAG GACAAACTGTACCAGCCTGAGTACCAGGAAGTGTCCACAGAGGAGCAGCGCGAGGAGATCTCTGGGAAACTCAGCGCTGCCTCTGCCTGGCTGGAGGACGAGGGCTTTGGGGCCACCACAGTG ATGCTGAAGGAGAAGCTGACTGAGCTGAGGAAGCTATGCCACGGGTTGTTTTTTCGGGTAGAAGAGCGCAAGAAGTGGCCTGAACGGCTGGCTGCCCTTGATAATCTCCTCAACCATTCCAGCATGTTCCTCAA GGGCGCCCGACTCATCCCAGAGATGGAACAGATCTTCACTGAGGTGGAGATGACAACGCTAGAGAAAGTCATCAACGAGACCTGG GCCTGGAAGAATGCGACCATGGCCGAGCAGGCCAAGCTTCCCGCCACAGAGAAACCCGTGTTGCTCTCAAAAGACATCGAGGCCAAGATGATGGCCCTGGACCGTGAGGTGCAGTATCTGCTCAACAAGGCCAAGTTTACCAAGCCCCGGCCCCGACCCAAGGACAAGAATGCAACCCGGGCAGAGCCTCCCCTCAATGCCAGTGCCAGTGACCAAGCAGAGAAGGTCATCCCTCCACCAG GCCAGACTGAAGATGCAAAGCCCATTTCAGAACCTGAGAAAGAGACTG AGGCTAACCTCTTCCTCCCAAAAGCAGGATCTGAACAGGCAGACACCGAACCTCTGGAGTTAGAAGGTCCTGGAGCAG AACCGGAACAGAAGGAGCAGCCGACAGGACAGAAGCGGACTTTGAAGAATGATGAATTATAA